A single genomic interval of Mycolicibacterium holsaticum DSM 44478 = JCM 12374 harbors:
- a CDS encoding phosphotransferase family protein: MGQQTPSTDEGTVATIPRGPADVTPRWLSSVLGVDVQCVDVTPIGTGQTGATYRVTVTYAQRTALPETFAIKLPAQDDAVRERVALGYRSEVEFYTDVADKVAIPVPGCFHSDITDDGTDFVLVLADMAPAVQGDQIAGCTEQEAGLAVEALAGLHGPTWCDPVWLQLSGIAMPKPGDEAAATGMGEVCRMAAEITIDKLGDSMSAEDRETLTAAMALVTPWLLAEPDRFAVMHGDYRLDNMLFDPDHARISVVDWQTVGVGLPARDLAYFTATSLVPETRSAIEKALVRRYHEALATHGVTGYDLETCWRDYRLGAVQAPVLTALGYAFASSTERGDEMILTMLSRGCRAIRELDTLELIT, translated from the coding sequence GTGGGGCAGCAGACCCCATCGACAGATGAGGGCACCGTCGCGACCATCCCCCGCGGTCCGGCCGATGTGACGCCCCGGTGGCTGAGCTCGGTGCTCGGCGTCGACGTGCAGTGCGTCGACGTGACACCGATCGGCACCGGGCAGACCGGCGCCACCTACCGGGTGACGGTGACGTACGCACAGCGCACCGCGCTGCCCGAGACGTTCGCGATCAAGCTGCCCGCCCAGGACGACGCGGTCCGGGAACGCGTCGCGCTGGGCTACCGCTCCGAGGTCGAGTTCTACACCGACGTCGCCGACAAGGTGGCCATCCCGGTTCCCGGCTGCTTTCACAGCGACATCACCGACGACGGAACAGATTTCGTGCTGGTGCTCGCCGACATGGCGCCCGCCGTGCAGGGCGATCAGATCGCCGGATGCACCGAGCAGGAGGCCGGGTTGGCGGTCGAGGCGCTGGCCGGTCTGCACGGGCCGACCTGGTGTGACCCCGTCTGGCTGCAGCTGTCCGGGATCGCGATGCCCAAACCCGGCGACGAGGCGGCGGCCACCGGCATGGGCGAGGTGTGCCGGATGGCCGCCGAGATCACGATCGACAAACTCGGTGACTCGATGAGCGCTGAGGACCGTGAAACCCTCACGGCGGCTATGGCGTTGGTGACCCCGTGGTTGCTGGCCGAGCCGGACCGGTTCGCGGTGATGCACGGGGACTACCGGCTCGACAACATGCTGTTCGACCCCGACCACGCGCGCATCAGCGTGGTGGACTGGCAGACCGTCGGGGTCGGCCTGCCCGCCCGCGACCTCGCGTATTTCACCGCGACCAGCCTGGTGCCCGAGACCCGCTCGGCCATCGAAAAGGCCCTGGTGCGCCGCTACCACGAGGCGCTGGCCACCCACGGCGTCACCGGGTATGACCTCGAAACCTGTTGGCGTGACTATCGGCTCGGCGCGGTGCAGGCCCCCGTGCTCACCGCGCTGGGATATGCGTTCGCCTCCTCGACCGAACGCGGCGACGAGATGATCCTGACCATGTTGAGCAGGGGCTGCCGCGCCATCCGGGAGCTGGACACCCTCGAGCTGATCACATAG
- a CDS encoding DUF2249 domain-containing protein encodes MTINEVIVATSSADAEAAETVKNHHAELAGHLQARTEAMLSAAERGGDFEAARAAATQFLTGELLPHAAAEEARLYPAAANTERARPLIESMIAVHRVLAALVDRIRTEKSPVRAAAAGNALRVLFDAHLIDENDRILPIVAADPDVSLADALGGMHELLGGHHDAEGGHKCGCESDAEEPVLDVCEVPHSIRHATVFGAFDAVPVGGSMVLVAPHDPVPLLHQLHDRTAGRISVDYLVRGPEAWRLRLTRH; translated from the coding sequence ATGACCATCAACGAGGTAATCGTCGCCACCTCCTCTGCCGACGCGGAGGCGGCCGAGACCGTCAAGAACCATCACGCTGAGCTGGCCGGACATCTGCAGGCGCGCACCGAGGCGATGCTGTCGGCCGCCGAGCGCGGCGGCGACTTCGAGGCCGCGCGCGCGGCGGCCACGCAGTTCCTGACCGGCGAGCTGCTGCCGCACGCCGCGGCCGAAGAGGCCCGCCTGTACCCCGCCGCCGCCAACACCGAGCGGGCCCGGCCGCTCATCGAGTCGATGATCGCCGTGCACCGCGTACTGGCCGCCCTGGTGGACCGGATCCGCACCGAGAAGTCACCGGTGCGCGCCGCCGCGGCCGGTAACGCGCTGCGGGTGCTTTTCGACGCTCACCTGATCGACGAGAACGATCGCATCCTGCCGATCGTGGCCGCCGACCCCGACGTGTCGCTCGCCGATGCCCTGGGCGGGATGCACGAGTTGCTCGGGGGCCATCACGACGCCGAGGGCGGGCACAAGTGCGGTTGCGAGAGCGACGCCGAGGAGCCGGTGCTCGACGTCTGCGAGGTCCCGCACTCGATCCGGCACGCGACGGTTTTCGGCGCGTTCGACGCGGTTCCGGTCGGCGGCAGCATGGTGCTGGTCGCGCCCCACGACCCGGTGCCCCTGCTGCACCAACTGCACGACCGCACCGCGGGCCGGATCTCGGTGGACTACCTGGTGCGGGGACCGGAGGCGTGGCGGCTGCGCCTCACCCGGCACTGA
- a CDS encoding helix-turn-helix transcriptional regulator: MVNSAPPFGPAPTPSSAGHVPLSEQRLRVLEHVRAHAPVRTTDAAASLGLHQNTVREHLDALVDLGLVERATEPAVGRGRPAALYRPSAADPALLARDYAGLATALAGHLARTSADPQRDARAAGVEWGRELVEGTARADGDQRKAVLDALTRLGFAPDDEGAERGVALRRCPLLDAARRYPDVVCQVHLGIVEGLLQSIDAPTGPGLGLIPFAEPGACRLFLPDPVVKKHG, from the coding sequence GTGGTAAATAGTGCACCGCCTTTCGGCCCCGCGCCGACGCCGTCGTCGGCTGGCCACGTGCCGCTGTCCGAACAGCGGCTGCGGGTGCTCGAGCACGTGCGGGCGCACGCACCGGTCCGCACGACCGACGCGGCCGCAAGCCTCGGGCTGCACCAGAACACCGTGCGTGAACACCTCGACGCGCTCGTGGACCTCGGTCTCGTCGAGCGCGCCACCGAACCCGCCGTCGGACGCGGGCGGCCGGCCGCGCTGTATCGGCCGTCCGCCGCCGACCCCGCCCTGCTGGCCCGCGACTACGCGGGCCTGGCCACCGCGCTGGCCGGGCATCTGGCCCGCACCAGCGCCGACCCGCAGCGTGATGCCCGCGCCGCGGGTGTGGAGTGGGGACGCGAGCTGGTCGAGGGGACCGCCCGCGCCGACGGCGACCAGCGAAAGGCCGTGCTCGACGCGCTGACCCGGCTCGGATTCGCCCCCGACGACGAAGGCGCCGAACGCGGCGTCGCCCTGCGCCGCTGCCCGCTGCTGGACGCCGCCCGCCGCTACCCGGACGTGGTGTGCCAGGTCCACCTCGGCATCGTCGAGGGACTGCTGCAGAGCATCGACGCACCCACCGGGCCCGGTCTCGGTCTGATCCCGTTCGCCGAGCCCGGCGCCTGTCGGCTGTTCCTGCCCGATCCGGTGGTCAAAAAGCATGGCTGA